The Lutzomyia longipalpis isolate SR_M1_2022 chromosome 2, ASM2433408v1 DNA window GCCTTCTCTCGCGCAGGCACTCCACAGCGATCCTCTACCTCCGAGGGAGGTAGATCCCATCCCCCACAACCCATGTAGTCAACATCCCCCACCAAAAAAGCCTTGGCAGACATGCCaaacaaaattctttctattttttcgtCCTAAGTACTGCCATTTATCATCCTAATTTCTTCCTATAAACGTacttataaatatatatatgttgTTTTCTAGTATGTAAAAATTATATGTTTATGTTAagtttatcataaaaaatatatacagtggtatatatttaaaaatatataaaagacagaaccaaaaatattttcttttatttaagattaaaaaaaaaatgtcatacaAGTAAATGAGCGAAATTCAGGCCTTAGAAAGATCAGAAGTGAGATATAAAGcaataaatagtttttaaaaatcatacaaaattGAGAACTCAAGAGAAATCTTTACAATGactctttcaaaatttattgcttttagtgtcatttttaaccctttcgcgcctaacgtgaaacataaaaacatgcGCTCATTTATTACGATAATTATATTCAATGAATGCTCTCAgaagacttttctcagtcagaacgtcttctttggtcTCTTTTGCGTGGATTTGATGCTtttctaacttgaaaaaagaattaaattcataaataattgaaaaactaaaatgtttcacgtttggatcagcgtatgacccaaaaaacgcgaaagggttagtGACCCGGAATAGGATCTTTATGTTGGTAAAAGtgttatgtttaaaaaattactttccaaaaaacttttctttgaaattaacctttttcaagaattaatttattgttttatttaaaaaaaataaaagaaaaagcaagaaaatacCTAATTTGCCTGGAAATCCTTTTattattccaaaaaataaatcaagattGTAATCATGCTAAAAAGTCGTCTATTGATAGTACAGCTCCAGGTTCATCCCATCGTGGATTTCATCtagaaaattacaaagaaaatcattaaatttccatgaaaattaagTCCCGGAAAAGCTCAACTTACAGTCAATTAGTCTTATGTGATCCTTGAAGATTGTATACCATTTTTTCAGCACAATCTTATCGTATTTTGTCCCTGTTTGTGCGGCTATTAATTTCTTCAGATCCCCAATAGTATCATCCGGATTGCATTTAACTCTCACCTgtggaaaatcaaagaaaatgtatgtaaattagtggaaaattaatgaagttttttcaaacgtttatTTACCTTTTTGCCCAATCGATCATTGCAGGTgatttcaatcattttctctcacaaattATTCTTAGAACTTCTTTACAATTAATTCAGAACTTTGATTCAGCAATaaattgaagagatttttaattattttcacgtattttctgcaatttttgtgaagaagttttagGTGTTGCAGTGATGATGAATTGTTTACGTTTTTTGACAGTCggtgaaaatgggaaattttttaaattacccGCCAATTTGAAGGAACATTCAGTTAATTTGTCCCTTCAACTATTAATTCTTGTAACTGATCCACGGATATTTCCAACGAAACTCTTCTCGTTGAATTccagattttcttgaatatttggGAAATCCGTCAGGAAGgtcaagaataatttatttcttattgcAAAATTCCTATTAGATTCTCATAACTATTTAAATCTTCCACCAAAATCTGCGGAATCCTTAAAACTATTACTTTTGTTTACATTTCGGGAATTTGCAATGATCCatcaaaatggaattttcaacaAGATTTCCGTAGGAATTCCACACTCAATTTGTTAGTGGGTAGAAGTTCCTCGTCAGCGCcgtcaaagaagaagaatttgtgTGTTATTTTTGCCGCGTGATTGTCCGACAAATCGTAGTGGAATTAGTGTGAGGACAGCCAGGAGAACATGAATATTCCAAATGAGTACATCTCCAAGACAGAAGACGTGGCGGATCAGGTAAATTAAGCCCCAGGGCAGTCGCCCCAAAAGATGCGCGGGGATCGAAAGGGCATTTTCACGTTGATTTGGCACACGCAGGCCAACGTGTCGACGTGGAGAGAAGTTTAAACTCACAGTGGATGCTCTTCGCAGCACCACAGTCCATCCAAGATGTGCCATTGCCCTTGTTGATCAGCTGCTGATGCACAACTGTGTCCAACTGGGGCCACCACTTTCGGGGGCAGTTTCCCCCTTATTCTGGTGATCGCAGCTGAGGGCGAACAATGAATGCATCCGGGATATATTTGTGTGCAGTTAACGGGATTATGTGACACACTTTGTCCTCGAAATCCGTTTCAGGTGATCCGACGCGGCAAACACGTTCTGCCCACCGTGGCCCGGCTATGCCTGATTGCAACATTCCTCGAGGATGGAATACGGATGTGGGTACAGTGGTCAGAGCAGCGGGAGTACATGAACATGAGCTGGGGCTGTGGCTACTTCCTCGCCACGGTGTTTGTCCTTGTTAATCTTGTGGGTCAAATTGGTGGCTGTGTGATGGTCCTGGCACGATACCGAGTGACGATTGCCTGTGGAGTCCTCTTCTTCATCGTCGTCCTTCAGGTAAGTTCTTAACTCTTTGCTGaccttctttcttttatttgtcttCTACTATTATCTCAACGGAACTTATATATATTATCTCAACggaattataaaaattcaaagaggcAAGTCATCATTTTGTAGTAGAAATTATTTACCATCAATAGGGGTGAGTTTGGGACATTTTATTTGCCTtgcctttaatttttttgggaaacattttatttctttttaaaagatatctAATCAGAAAGAAAGACATGTCTTTTAAGATTCTAATGGGAAATCAAGTTTATTGCGCGATGTAATTGACGATTGATGTATGATCGTCCTTTATTATCACTAACCGAATGTTAATCTGCTCAGTAGTGaaatctttaaagtttttgctCCTTAAAATTAATGCTTTAGCAAATTCCAATCTTCTCGCAAGTTTTTCAAGTATCGGTGAGAATATATAGTGTGATCAAGATAATATGGACAGTTCTTTTAGGATAAACCTGTATAAGCGGTCCATGTTATCTTGACCAACCTATATTCCTATCTTCTATATGTTCAGAATATTTGATTATTTGTTAAgataaaaatgtgaaagaaattgaCGTTAATTATTCAATCTGTAAAGTTTTTGCCCTTTGAAATTAATCTCAGTTTGTTTAATAATGTCAACCTGCTCAAAAGTGATACAGCACATCTCCGAAACCTATCAAAGTacctaaatttatttgaataaaactgatttctttgattttagaGTTAGAttgttcttttcatttttgattcagggaaaatatcttttacaATGCTAttcaaaagtaattaaaaaaaaaacgtcaagaattaaaaattaatcattttgaaatcaattcattttttctttttaacaatttgCAGCTAATTTATGCTGCTTCTATTAATTTTACAGATTTTACGCCTGATAACGTATattattcattcaaattcattttgctAAGCTAATAACCTTAtgaatgacatttttttttacattcattcaagtaattcattttatttttaaaaagaactgATTATCTTATCAAGATCTTTGCGCtattctattcatttttatagtATAATATGattggaaaacattttcaatttttaatctttcaaattttttctgaattaataaagattaattttaataaataactaAACTTCCTGTTCAGAGCTCTTAAGGAAGAGtattaaagaattcttacGGAAACTATAAACTCGATaaaaggtataaaaaaaacccttttaaaacaaaattaattattctacaACTTTTTCCTTATTCAGTGAACGTTTGAATGTAAGAAactctataaataaaaaattttagtttccTATCGATGGCTATATTGTAAAACCAGCTAACTTTGTATGaactccgaaccgacttagccgtttttacaatgtagccctcgctATTTTACTTGACTTTTTTGCTTCattatagtttttctttaatgccATTAAAACTTCTTTCTTTATGCGTACAACACTTCTATTGAACTTGTGACTCGCAATAAACCTTCGTCTAGGCTGCTCCCAAAAAACCCTCTTCTCACAAACTCACCCCTCATgatggtaaaacaaaaatttttgctcAATGTTGCTTATAATTTTTGAGGCTGTCTCATAAGAGATTTTTCGCAATAAAAGACGCACGAATGACGAAAACTTTCacttttgcattgaaataaatccattatggtcataaaaatttctttttcatgcaaaaattcaaCTCAATCTGCgtgattaatttctttttttcacctttaatCTTTTATCATAGACAATAGCTTACTCAATACTGTGGGATCTGCAATTCTTGCTGCGAAATTTGGCTCTTATTGGGGCCTTGCTGCTTGTTGTGGCGGAATCCCGTGTTGAGGGACGTAGCCTCTTTGCTGGGGTACCGTCATTGGGTGAGAATAAGCCCAAAAATTGGATGCAGCTCGCAGGACGAGTTTTGCTGGCTTTTATGTTTATCACATTGATTCGCTTTGAGGTGAGCTTCCTGCAGATTCTTCAGGACATCGTGGGATCCATTCTCATGGTACTTGTTACAATTGGGTACAAGACAAAGTTGTCAGCCCTCATTCTTGTGGCACTGCTTACGTTCCTCAATCTCTATCACAATGCCTGGTGGACGGTGCCGTCCTACAAGCCACTCAGGGACTTCCTCAAATATGACTTTTTCCAGGTGAGTTTTCTGCGAGATTTTTTTacctgaaaagaattttttcttattggaatttcttcttctgaagACCCTCTCCGTTATTGGAGGTCTCCTCATGATCGTGTCGCTTGGCCCAGGCGGCGTTTCAATGGACGAACACAAGAAGAAATGGTAGACTCCAccactttaaaaaaagaagcatcaTCAGTGCAGGTTTATGTCCagaagggaaatttttgtttaaaaaagaaatcatagaGAAGATGCCACAGTTACTtcctcccacacacacacacgtgcAAACATTTTAACTAGGATAAATTATAATGTCCATCGTCCTTCCTCTTCAAGAGAAACTCTTcgcagtgatttttttttggagttgtgttcatttttttctctgttttttgtaaatatttctaaCGTACGGACAAAAAGTCTTTCCTGactaggtttttttttgcatttgttaatttgagaaattattgagagagagagacgaaGAGTGGAGAGACCGTGATAGATGATAAGTTTttgatgacaaaaaaatgagaacgactccatttaaaataatttttgtacttCCCCATAAGGTCctaaggttaaaaaaaaatcctgggcagtttatttttcatttgatgatTTAGGGCttattagttattttttttttaaagaaagaaaagagggAGACGTCCTGTTTCAGAAACatctaaagaaaaatgcaatttgtaaTTTGAGAGACaagataaaaataacaatttatatataaaggAGTGAGAACATTGTTAATTTCCGGCTTCTCGTGTGgtggaaatttgaattttcatcaagTCAGGAAGATCGCGATCCTTGA harbors:
- the LOC129789791 gene encoding ubiquitin-like protein 5, whose amino-acid sequence is MIEITCNDRLGKKVRVKCNPDDTIGDLKKLIAAQTGTKYDKIVLKKWYTIFKDHIRLIDYEIHDGMNLELYYQ
- the LOC129789745 gene encoding surfeit locus protein 4 homolog; amino-acid sequence: MNIPNEYISKTEDVADQVIRRGKHVLPTVARLCLIATFLEDGIRMWVQWSEQREYMNMSWGCGYFLATVFVLVNLVGQIGGCVMVLARYRVTIACGVLFFIVVLQTIAYSILWDLQFLLRNLALIGALLLVVAESRVEGRSLFAGVPSLGENKPKNWMQLAGRVLLAFMFITLIRFEVSFLQILQDIVGSILMVLVTIGYKTKLSALILVALLTFLNLYHNAWWTVPSYKPLRDFLKYDFFQTLSVIGGLLMIVSLGPGGVSMDEHKKKW